The Halonatronomonas betaini nucleotide sequence ATTGCTCGCCCTGTTCAACTGAGAACTGGCCTCCAGCAGTAAATTCAAAGAGATCCAGTAATATATCTTTTAAAACTCGACTGCTCCCCTGAATTCTCGGAAGGATTTTCTGATGAATCTGATAATCTAATGCTTTGTTGAAATCCATTAAATTATGGCGCTTATTGTAGATCATATAAAAATTAATCTCATCCCGGATTCTGTAACCTACTTGAAGATTAGCTGGCTTTAATCTCTTATTGATATCCTGGAGTATCCTGGTAGTCTCTACAATTTCAGCTTCTTTTTCTGGGAGAAGTTCTATCAAATTAAGATATTCTGTTCTTAAAGTATGATTATCAATTAGCATAGATTCAATATCTTCTTTATCTAGATCAGAATCAGAACTAAAGGCCATGAGATCAATTCTATTAAATTCAATAGTATTAGCTCTATCCAGAACTTTTTTGCTAAAAGGATGGGTAGTCTCATCCATATTAACAGTGCCTATTATATGAAGATTATCAGGCAAATAAAGCTCGCCATACTTATTTAATGTATCTTCATTATTGCCTAAATCAGATTTTGAAATCAATTTGTCAGTAGTTAGTTTTCCTTTAGAATTAAACTTTCTGGTCTCCATTTTCGAGAGAAAGTCACTAAAATAATATTCAACTCTAGCCAGATTCATTTCATCCAGGCAAATAATATATGGTTTTGCTGGATTCTCTTGTGTGGAATTTTTAGATTCCTCAACTGCCATCCTAATAGTCTCGATCAATGGACCTGGCTGAAATTCCCCCTGGATATCTGTATAACCTAAAAGATCAGAGCTATCACTCCAGTCAGGCCTGACAGAGATTAGCTTAAAGCGATTATTCTCAGTTGTGCAGCCAATAGCTTCAGCAAAGAGCTGGACCAGTTTCGTCTTACCTGTCCCAGAGATCCCGGCCAGGATAACAAAGGACTTAGTTTTAAGTGATAGATAAAAGTTTTTAATGAGATCATCTGGATAAGTAAATCCTTGAGCTTTAATATAATTTTCGATTCTTACGATTGTATTTGCTGTATCTAAGTATTCCAATTCTTCATTCTCTTTTGACTCATCTGGCTGATCAACTATTTCATAATGGGAGGCATACTGGTCATATATATTCAAAAGCTGCTTTAAATCTGCTTTTAATTTATCCTCTGAAATTGCACCTGATTGAATATCTGCAAAATTATATTTGAGATAAGCAATAGTTGAATCCTCATATTCAGAACCTTTGACTGATTCTGCAAGATCTATATTATCATCAGTATTTAAACCTTCTAAATAAAGATCATCTCTTAATTCTTGCTTGACCTTCTTTAATTCAATATTTGCCGTTTTCGTCACACCCTGATTTAAGGTTAAATAAAGCCTCTCCATATCTTCAGAAAAGAGATAGACTATATAAACACCTTCCTGGGTAGTTGTAGTTATATTTTTATTTAAGATAGCAAGCCATGGAACATAGGCCCAGTTGCCCTGGCCGATAGAACCTTTATATAGAAATTTATCCTGATTAAAGTTAGTATCGGCAGCCACTATCTTTTTTAGGAGATCTGGTAATTCATTACGTAATATATCTCCTAATTCATGGCCAGAAAACCTTTCTTCTCTTCTAGCATCCTGATATTCTTCCATTATCTTTTGGAAATATTCTAAGAGAGTCTCCATTATATCAGCCTTTCTATATGTGAGTGAACTATTCAACATCATTTAACCATTTTATTTAGACATAATTAAGTTTGGATTCTATATTTTCGTTATTGTCCTTAAATGTTTCAGCCTCATTTATTTCTCCATCTGATTTATCTTTTTTTTCATAGGGTTTAATATTAAGGGAATTAAGAATTTTAATTATTGAACTCATAGCTTGCTCAGGATTAGCATAAAAATTGGAACCAGATACTCGCCAAAATGTCCATCCCACACGTTCTAATCGCTGCTGTCTTAGTTTATCATCCCACCATTTTTCCGGAGGATGCCAGCGATCCCCATCACATTCTACAGCTAATCTGTTATTTTCTCCTTCAACTACTAAATCAATCTTATAAGATCCAACTTCTACCTGAGGAGTTACCCTATAACCTCTTTCAACTAGCCAATCATATACGTCTTCTTCAAATTTAGAATCACAATTTTTCTTTTTATCCTCATGTACTTTATTAGAGCTAATTCCATTTTTAATATAATTTAGTAACTTGCATCTTAAATCATCTGGATTAATCAGATCAATTCCTAATTGAACAGAATGAAATAATATTAATTTATCTTTTGCTCTACTAGTAGCAACATTAACTCTTTGCTCATATGTTTTACCAGACAGAGCTCTATAGTTATCATTTTCACCCCCAACAACCATTGATAGAATAATTATATCTCTTTCATCCCCTTGAAAATCATAAGCATCTCCAGCGTGAAATCTTATTCTTTCCTGATCTTTAGTACTAATATAATTATCAATTAAATTATAGATATATTTAGCTTGATCTCTACCGGTTAAAGAAATAACCCCAAAAGTCTTGTTTTTATATCTATCTTTTTGAAGTAACTCTTGGATTTTTTCACAAATAGCTTTTGCCTCAACCTTATTAACTTTATTTTCTCTATAACCTTCTCTTATATAAATATTTTCTAAAACCGGTTCTAATTTTTCAATTTGAGCAGGATTTCTTAATGGAACTATTTTATTTTGATAAAACAATTCATTACTAAAAGTAATAATCTCTGGTAAACATCTAAAATGTTCTTTTAGCATTAAACTTTTTGTTCCGAAAAATATTTCAGCTAACTCAAAGATACTTGTCTCCAAATCAAAATTATCATTATAGGGAATATTTTTTAAATATTTACTTATATAATCAAAAACTTTCTGTTTATCCCTACCCACTGCTGAAGGTGTAATTTGCTTTTCATCTCCAACAATAATTGCTTTTTTTGCTCTCAATAAAGCCAGTAAGCTTGTTACATTAGACTGACTAGCTTCATCAATAATTACAACATCAAAAGTTGACATTTTTTTAACAGTAGTTTCAGAAACCTTATAAATAGGCATTATCCATGCAGGTACAGAATCTCTTGCCTCTTTCATATACTTGCGAGCTTTTTTTGCATATTTATTAGCATATTTACCATAACCCTTACCAATTTTTTTTATCATACCCTTCCAGCTTTTTAAAGCTCTAATATTCTTTTGAGTAATATTATTAATTAAACTAATTTTAGTTGTAACATCTACAATATCTTCTTTTAATTTAGTAATAGTATCTTGATTTTCTTTCAATTCACTTTCTAATTTTGCCATCTTTTTATTTTTGTTCTCTATATCTTTTAAATATGATTTTAAAATATTGAATTTCCAAGCATTTTTCCAATTATTTAATTTGAATTTATTGGAATCCATTTTATAATCTAACCAATCTTCATACCATAAAGGTGATTCAATTTTAACTATTTCTAAATAACTTTTCATTTCTTCAAGTTTCTTGTAGTCTTCATTTAATTTTGATATTTGATTATAATATTTACCCCAATCATCGATACAATTTTTAAATTCTATATAATCTTTTTTTAATATTTTTAATAAATTTATTGCTAGTGGATGAGCTTGATCATCTTTAAAATCAAGTAAATATTTTTTTTGATTATTATATTTCTCATCTGATTTATTTAATTTTAAATTCTCAATTTTGAGATTTAAAACTGTTGAAATATTTGTTAATTCATTTTCTATATTATCAACAATTGACTTCCCTGAACCATAAATAACTTCACTCAACATTAGCTTTAACTCATTTTTAAGTGTTTTGGTATAGTTTAAAGCATTAATAATTTTATCAACAATTGAATTTACTTTTTTAGCCTTATATTCAATTTTAATTTCTGGCAAATTATTATCTACAAAATTAGCAGCAAAATTATCCCAGTTAACTATTAATTCTTTTTGAATAATTTTACTATCAACAAAAGCTTTAATCTTGCCCCACTCACCTTTATCTTCAGGAAGCTTTTGATTTAAGCGAACAGATTTAACTGCTTCTTTTTGTCCTTTATCAAGTAAACCAAATAGACTTATAGCATTCCAAGGATTTTTACCATTTTCTACTCTTTCAATAGCTTGATTTATAAAATTTTGATAAATTTTATAATCATATTTATCATTAAGTTCAATACTATCTGTAAAACTTAATTTCTGGGCTTTTTCTTGTATCATTTCATTAAGATTTTTTATTTTTAACAAACTGGATTCTATATTATCTAATTCATCTTTATTATTTTCAATAAATTCTATTGCCCATGTATTATTAATATCAAAATAAATATCTTTTACTTTTTGAGTTAATTCATAACTTTCTCTTAAAACTTGTAAATTACTTTTCAATTCTAAACCATCAAAATAATAATTGATTTCTGATTCTTTTTTTGCGATTTCATACTTATTTTCTGCAATATTTTCAAATTCTGCTTTAGTTATTATTTTATTTATATTTGGCAACTTATATTTTACTAAATCCTCTAATACTAGTTCAATTTTTTTTCTTATTTTTAAAGCTTCTTCTAGACTTTCGCTTGAAGGAATAGAACTTGGATGTAATTTTATAAATTCTTCAAATTCATTTCTATTCTCTTCTATTTCATAATTTGGAAAGTCATTAAACCAATTATATTTATAATTTTCATTTTTTATAAATCTTTGAGCATCGGCTGGATATAGCTCTTGGTCCATTGGACTTATATAAACTGCTTTATCAGCATTAGATAATTTTTTCATTTCTGATTTAATATTTTCTAATTTTTCCTTTTTATGTTCAAATGATTTTTCTAAATTAGATTTTTCTTCTAGTAACTGAGCTTCCGATGAATTAGAAACAATGTTTGTAATATTATCTATTACTTTTTCTAATCTTTTTATTCTATTATCATCGTTTGATAATACGGTCATGCTTAATTTTTCGACAGAATCAGGCAGCATATCAGAAAGAACTTTTAGAGCTTGTTCTTTCTCGCTTGTTACTAATACTCTTTTACCGCTAGCCACAAAATGAGAAACAAGATTAGCTATAGTATGACTTTTACCAGTTCCAGGAGGTCCTTGAACCACAACTCCCTGGCTTTGCTCTAAATAATCTAATATTCTTACCTGTTCTTGATTAATTTTTTTAGGAAATAATACACTCTTATCTAATGTGCTATCCCATTCAGTATGGCTATTAATCTTACTGTGATCAATCTTTTTATTTTTTGGAGGAGTTAGAATTTGTTTTAAAATCGGATTGTTTATCTCAAAAGTTGTATTGATTTCTTTTTTAAATTCTTCAATATCTTTAATCTGTTCAACTATAGTCTTTTTTCTAGTAAATAAAATCCAACCATTAAATATCTTTAAATTTTTACTTATTTTACTTGAATTCAAATTATTTATATTTTTAATTTCAGCATTAGAATCAAGTTCTTTTAATGAATATAATAAATCTTTAAATCCATCTTCATCAGAATCAGAATTTAATAAATTATTAAAAATCTTATTAATGCTTTCTCTTTCTTGTAAAGTTAAAAATTCAGCAAGCTGTTCATCTTGAACCATCCAATTTGAATCATCAGGATAAGTAATATTAATTTCATTAGATTTGCCATCATAATTTATAGTCATATCATGAGTAATAACAGGATAATTAAGAAATGAATTATCCTTATGCCACTGAACTAAGCCATATCCAATGACAAATTCTATATTGTCTTGATAATTCAAAGCTTTTCTTTCTTTAAATAACTGATTATATATTTTTCTAGTTTTTAAAATAGGTTCAATATTCTCTAGCCAAGTTTTTAGTTCATTAAGATACTTTTCATAAACTTCTATTCTTTCATCCTCATCATCAAAATAAATTACTTGTTTTTCTTCATCTATGTCATTAACTAGTTTTTTATTTATTTTATGAGGAAGACTATATTTATCACTTTGTTCAAATTCTATCCACCCATTTAATACTTCAGGTATTTCTGGTCTTTTCGGTTCATCAGGTCTCTTAATTGTAATAACTGGAGGAGATAATTCAGTTTCTTTTTCTATAGTAATATAATTTTCAGATTTAAACTGAAATTCATATAATAAAAGATTGTTATATTCATCAATATTATAAGTTGTTTTATAACTTAAACGAATAACTTCTTCCAAATAATTAAAAAAATCTAATCCATTTTCTACAATGTTTTGCATATATCATCTCTCCGATTTATTAATTTTATTAAAACTATTCTATATCTTTTTTTAGGCTTTCTAATGTTTCATCATTATGAATCAAGAATATTCTAAGAGAGTCTCCATTATATCAACCTTTCTATATGTGAGTTAGATCCAGAAAGCAGTAAATCCGTCCTGTTCATAGCGCTTAATCATATGGGCTACTTTATCTGCAGATTGAGGATATTTAATATCCTGATTATTTTCTAGATGTTGAATCATCTGTTCACTAATCTTTCTATTCTCAACTTTAAAATTTGTATCAGCAAAATAATCGAATAAATCTATTAAAATGTTTTTAAGTTCTCTGCTACTGCCCTGAATTCTAGGCAAAATCTTTTGTTTAATCTGATAATCCAAAGCTTTATTTTGATTCTCCTGGCTGTCATTAGAAAACAATCTATAATTATCTGCATGAATCATATAAAAGTTTATCTCATCTCTAATTCTATAACCAGCATGGAGATTTGCAGACTTTAAAATCTCATTGATATCTCTTAAAATTCCTGTAATCTCTTCTATATGACTTTTCTTCTCTGGTAAAGCATCTATTAAATTTAGATATTTCGTCTTTAAAAACTGATTTTCTTCATTTAAAGTTTCAATATCTAAATCATTTTGGGCTGGCAGATCCATTAGATTAATCTGATTAAATTCTATAGTATTGGCCCGGTCAAGAACCTTTTTGCTAAATGGATGGGTAGTCTCATCCATATTAACAGTCCCGATTATGTAGAGATTTTCTGAGAGATGTAGCCCTTCATACTCATGCTTGTCGGCAACTTCAATATTTTCTTTTTCGAAAAAAATAATATCTGATAAAAGTTCATCAGTAACTATTCTATCCTGCTTATATTTCCTGGTTTCCATCTTTGAGAGAAAGTCACTGAAATAATATTCTACCCTGGCCAGATTCATTTCATCCAGACAGACAAGATAGGGCTTATCTGGATTTTGATTGGCCAGCTTTATTGTTTTAATTAATGGTCCTGGTTGAAAATCACCTTTTATATTAGTATAGCCTAGCAGATCAGAAGTATCACTCCAGTCCGGCCTGACAGAGATTAAGTTGAATTGCTCTCCATTACAACCGACAGCTTCAGCAAAGAGCTGAACCAGCTTTGTCTTGCCTGTACCAGAGATTCCTGCCAGTAGAACGAATGGCTTGGTTTTAAGTGAGAGATAGAAATTTTCAATAGTACCTGGTTTATAGCTGAATCCTTTTGCATTTATGTAGTTTTTGATCTTTCTAATTTTACTTTTAATGCCTGTTTCATATTCTAAATCCTGATCATCCTTGTTGTCTTCAGAAACCTCTGGGTCATTTTGCTTTAAATCATTTTCATATTCAATACCATCGTTTAAAGTCTTTATAGCAGTATCTATTGAATTATATTTATTTATAATTTTTTCTAGTTTAGTATCTGCTATAAATGAAAAACCCTGGGGAGTAAAATTTTCACTATAACCTACAAACCTGTTAAACTCTTTGATACTTATATCTGTTTTAAAAATTATCTCGACAAAAAATATGTATTCCCAGGTCTCTCCTTTAGTGGTTGTTCCCCAGATGCTTTCTGCTAGTTGATGGTTCTGGACCTTTGCTATAACCCTTCCGTAATGGGTAAAGGTCTGATTTGATCCATAGAGTAAAAACCTGTAAACCTTTTCTAGCTTATTCCAATTGCTTTTATTACTAGTACCAGGAGTTGCACCCCACATATTAACATTTTCAGGATTTTCTAATTCATCTAGAAAGCCGTTATCAATATAATCAGCATAATCCATTAAATTTACGGAATTCTTAATAGTTTTAGTAACATGTTCCTGGGCAGCTGAGCTGCTGGCAGTAAAATAAAAAAGTTTATTCTTCTGATCATTACCCATAGTTAGTTTAGCCTCCTAACCAGTGCTGAAATTCTAGGATTACAATTCAGTATATTTAGCATTTGAACCATAAGATTTATTTACAGGATATTTCAAGTTATTTTTCTTCAGTTTCTTAGCAACTATCTCTTGAATATCCAGGTCCATTCTATCGGCCATTAAAATAGAATATATAATAATGTCTGCTAATTCATCTTTAATCTCAGCTTTTGAACTTTCAATAGCTTCATTGCTATTAACCCACTGGAAAAGTTCTAAGAGTTCATTGGCCTCTAATGATAAAGATATTGCTAGATTTTTTGGTGTATGGTATTGTGACCAGTTTCTGTCATCTCTAAATTTAATTATTTTATCTATTAGTTCTTGATCTATCATTATTGAACCTCCGTAGAATATAATTTCTTTATCTATTTACACTTAATTCTATTATTCTTTATTGAGCTGATTTTACCTGCATGATAAGCTAACTTATGTTAAATAATCATAAGAAAGGTCAAAAGTATCTCTAAACAAACTACATTATTGTTTTGACTTTGTATTTAGCATAAAGTTATTTGCATAAATTTTCTCGAATCTGTTTCATTTTAAGGCTATGGTTTTTAGCATCTATGCTATTAATATTATATTTAACCATTTACTAAGTTTATCCTGCAATAACGTATAATAAATATTGACTTTGTTGATTTAAAAAAAAGTATTTAATTTAATCAATAATTAAAATAGTGAAATGAGGTTCCCCCATATTGAGCCTATAGAGTTATGAAGTAAATGCTAGAATAACTGGATATAGAGAAGTTCATAGTTTTAATAGTCTTACAAGTCAAGGCTTTTCACCTCATAACCTTTAGATTTAACTTTAATTTAAAGGTCAAACAATTAAATACTCCCTGAATTTCTCAGGGAGTATTTCCATAAGGGACTTAAATTATATATTCTAAATTTAAAGTATTAATTTTTAAATAAAGAGGTCAATTATTTTAGTGTTTTCTACATCGATTAAACCCTTATCTGTTAATTTTAAAGCCGGACTGACTGGTAAAGTATTAGTACAGAGTGACATAATTATATTATAATGATTATAACCTAAATGTTTTAATGCTTCAGTAACTTTTTTTAGTTTTCCTCCAGCTTTTATTGCTGATTCTTCAGTAAGAATACCAGCTACTGGAAGTTTAAGCTTTGCAATAATTTTTCCATCTTCAACTACTACTATTCCACCTTGATCTTTTATGACTTCATTAGCAGCCATTATACCATCTTCTTTATTATGAGCAATCAAATAAAGATTATGATGGTCATGGGCATAAGTTGTAGCTACTGCTCCTCTTTTAATTGTCTCTCCACCTATTAATGCTCTAGCTATGTTACCATTTTTGCCATGACGTTCAAATACTGCTGCTAGAGCATAGGGTGAGTCTTCCCAGTTTAATGTAACTTCTTGTTCTTGCAACTGATTAACCGTTAAATTAACATTTTTTTCTTCAGTATAGGTATTATCAGATTTAACCTGAATTAATCTACAGGTAACTTCCTCATTATCTTTATAACTTTCCGGAACTATTATATTCAAATCCTCACTATTTATGCTTTTTAATTTAACACTATTATAAAAATATTCTGGAAAACTGCGCTTTGAACTAAACAATTCAGCTTTTTCTGTATTTTGAGATTGATTATCCTCATGCAAAATATCAGTCGAGCTGAAAACCAACCTTCCATCCTTATAAACTTCAGCAATCTCAAATTCCTCAAGGCTATCAAGGACTATAAAATCTGCCTTTTTGCCAGGGGTCAGACTTCCCCTGTCGTTTAAATTCATTCTTCTAGCCGGAGTATACGTCGCCATATGAATAGCTTCAATTACTGGCAGTCCATATATTATCGCTTGACGAATTACATTATCAAGGTGGCCTCTATCAATCAGATCATCGACCATAATATCATCAGTTACCAGGGATAGATTATCATAAATGTTATGTTCATTTATAAATTCAATTAATTTTCTATCTAAAGTCTTCTCTTGAATCTCAACAAACATACCATTCTTAACTCTGGCTTCTAGTCGATCAAGGTTTTGAAGCGTATGATCAGCAGTAATACCTTTTCTAATAAAGCTAGCAAGTTCATAACCTAAAAGCGAAGGAACATGTCCTTCTATAATGTCATTACCTGACTTTTGCTGGTAAACTTCGATTAGTTTATTAATTTTACTATCAGGCTCATAAAGAACTGCATTATTATTCATTACCTCTCCCAGGCAAACTATATCCTCATAATCTAAAAGCTCTTTTAATTCTGAAATAGCTATCTCTGCACCTGAGGTCTCTAACTGATTACTAGTCGATGGTACTGAACTTGGAATTCCCCAGAATATATCGACCGGCGATTCTTTTGCACTGGCTATCATTTCTTTAATCCCCTCTAAACCAAAAACATTAGCTATTTCATGGGGTTCAGCCACTATTGAAGTAACTCCATGTTTAATAATAGCACTGGCAAAGGGGATTGGAGCCAGCATTGAACTCTCAATATGCATATGAATATCAATCAATCCTGGGATTACATATTTGCCATTAAGATCATAAGTATTTTCAGCTTTAATACTTGCCATTACTTCTGCAGGCAACTCATCTATCTGACCAATAAACTCTACCTGATCACCAAT carries:
- a CDS encoding McrB family protein yields the protein METLLEYFQKIMEEYQDARREERFSGHELGDILRNELPDLLKKIVAADTNFNQDKFLYKGSIGQGNWAYVPWLAILNKNITTTTQEGVYIVYLFSEDMERLYLTLNQGVTKTANIELKKVKQELRDDLYLEGLNTDDNIDLAESVKGSEYEDSTIAYLKYNFADIQSGAISEDKLKADLKQLLNIYDQYASHYEIVDQPDESKENEELEYLDTANTIVRIENYIKAQGFTYPDDLIKNFYLSLKTKSFVILAGISGTGKTKLVQLFAEAIGCTTENNRFKLISVRPDWSDSSDLLGYTDIQGEFQPGPLIETIRMAVEESKNSTQENPAKPYIICLDEMNLARVEYYFSDFLSKMETRKFNSKGKLTTDKLISKSDLGNNEDTLNKYGELYLPDNLHIIGTVNMDETTHPFSKKVLDRANTIEFNRIDLMAFSSDSDLDKEDIESMLIDNHTLRTEYLNLIELLPEKEAEIVETTRILQDINKRLKPANLQVGYRIRDEINFYMIYNKRHNLMDFNKALDYQIHQKILPRIQGSSRVLKDILLDLFEFTAGGQFSVEQGEQSSDLKDHLISNYDDIKYYNSAKKIAEMIERYEQDGFTAFWL
- a CDS encoding AAA domain-containing protein, giving the protein MQNIVENGLDFFNYLEEVIRLSYKTTYNIDEYNNLLLYEFQFKSENYITIEKETELSPPVITIKRPDEPKRPEIPEVLNGWIEFEQSDKYSLPHKINKKLVNDIDEEKQVIYFDDEDERIEVYEKYLNELKTWLENIEPILKTRKIYNQLFKERKALNYQDNIEFVIGYGLVQWHKDNSFLNYPVITHDMTINYDGKSNEINITYPDDSNWMVQDEQLAEFLTLQERESINKIFNNLLNSDSDEDGFKDLLYSLKELDSNAEIKNINNLNSSKISKNLKIFNGWILFTRKKTIVEQIKDIEEFKKEINTTFEINNPILKQILTPPKNKKIDHSKINSHTEWDSTLDKSVLFPKKINQEQVRILDYLEQSQGVVVQGPPGTGKSHTIANLVSHFVASGKRVLVTSEKEQALKVLSDMLPDSVEKLSMTVLSNDDNRIKRLEKVIDNITNIVSNSSEAQLLEEKSNLEKSFEHKKEKLENIKSEMKKLSNADKAVYISPMDQELYPADAQRFIKNENYKYNWFNDFPNYEIEENRNEFEEFIKLHPSSIPSSESLEEALKIRKKIELVLEDLVKYKLPNINKIITKAEFENIAENKYEIAKKESEINYYFDGLELKSNLQVLRESYELTQKVKDIYFDINNTWAIEFIENNKDELDNIESSLLKIKNLNEMIQEKAQKLSFTDSIELNDKYDYKIYQNFINQAIERVENGKNPWNAISLFGLLDKGQKEAVKSVRLNQKLPEDKGEWGKIKAFVDSKIIQKELIVNWDNFAANFVDNNLPEIKIEYKAKKVNSIVDKIINALNYTKTLKNELKLMLSEVIYGSGKSIVDNIENELTNISTVLNLKIENLKLNKSDEKYNNQKKYLLDFKDDQAHPLAINLLKILKKDYIEFKNCIDDWGKYYNQISKLNEDYKKLEEMKSYLEIVKIESPLWYEDWLDYKMDSNKFKLNNWKNAWKFNILKSYLKDIENKNKKMAKLESELKENQDTITKLKEDIVDVTTKISLINNITQKNIRALKSWKGMIKKIGKGYGKYANKYAKKARKYMKEARDSVPAWIMPIYKVSETTVKKMSTFDVVIIDEASQSNVTSLLALLRAKKAIIVGDEKQITPSAVGRDKQKVFDYISKYLKNIPYNDNFDLETSIFELAEIFFGTKSLMLKEHFRCLPEIITFSNELFYQNKIVPLRNPAQIEKLEPVLENIYIREGYRENKVNKVEAKAICEKIQELLQKDRYKNKTFGVISLTGRDQAKYIYNLIDNYISTKDQERIRFHAGDAYDFQGDERDIIILSMVVGGENDNYRALSGKTYEQRVNVATSRAKDKLILFHSVQLGIDLINPDDLRCKLLNYIKNGISSNKVHEDKKKNCDSKFEEDVYDWLVERGYRVTPQVEVGSYKIDLVVEGENNRLAVECDGDRWHPPEKWWDDKLRQQRLERVGWTFWRVSGSNFYANPEQAMSSIIKILNSLNIKPYEKKDKSDGEINEAETFKDNNENIESKLNYV
- a CDS encoding McrB family protein, producing the protein MGNDQKNKLFYFTASSSAAQEHVTKTIKNSVNLMDYADYIDNGFLDELENPENVNMWGATPGTSNKSNWNKLEKVYRFLLYGSNQTFTHYGRVIAKVQNHQLAESIWGTTTKGETWEYIFFVEIIFKTDISIKEFNRFVGYSENFTPQGFSFIADTKLEKIINKYNSIDTAIKTLNDGIEYENDLKQNDPEVSEDNKDDQDLEYETGIKSKIRKIKNYINAKGFSYKPGTIENFYLSLKTKPFVLLAGISGTGKTKLVQLFAEAVGCNGEQFNLISVRPDWSDTSDLLGYTNIKGDFQPGPLIKTIKLANQNPDKPYLVCLDEMNLARVEYYFSDFLSKMETRKYKQDRIVTDELLSDIIFFEKENIEVADKHEYEGLHLSENLYIIGTVNMDETTHPFSKKVLDRANTIEFNQINLMDLPAQNDLDIETLNEENQFLKTKYLNLIDALPEKKSHIEEITGILRDINEILKSANLHAGYRIRDEINFYMIHADNYRLFSNDSQENQNKALDYQIKQKILPRIQGSSRELKNILIDLFDYFADTNFKVENRKISEQMIQHLENNQDIKYPQSADKVAHMIKRYEQDGFTAFWI
- a CDS encoding nucleotide pyrophosphohydrolase — its product is MIDQELIDKIIKFRDDRNWSQYHTPKNLAISLSLEANELLELFQWVNSNEAIESSKAEIKDELADIIIYSILMADRMDLDIQEIVAKKLKKNNLKYPVNKSYGSNAKYTEL
- a CDS encoding adenine deaminase C-terminal domain-containing protein, which translates into the protein MTEQNTRKLFKNIKIYNPHFREFIFGNLLIIGDQVEFIGQIDELPAEVMASIKAENTYDLNGKYVIPGLIDIHMHIESSMLAPIPFASAIIKHGVTSIVAEPHEIANVFGLEGIKEMIASAKESPVDIFWGIPSSVPSTSNQLETSGAEIAISELKELLDYEDIVCLGEVMNNNAVLYEPDSKINKLIEVYQQKSGNDIIEGHVPSLLGYELASFIRKGITADHTLQNLDRLEARVKNGMFVEIQEKTLDRKLIEFINEHNIYDNLSLVTDDIMVDDLIDRGHLDNVIRQAIIYGLPVIEAIHMATYTPARRMNLNDRGSLTPGKKADFIVLDSLEEFEIAEVYKDGRLVFSSTDILHEDNQSQNTEKAELFSSKRSFPEYFYNSVKLKSINSEDLNIIVPESYKDNEEVTCRLIQVKSDNTYTEEKNVNLTVNQLQEQEVTLNWEDSPYALAAVFERHGKNGNIARALIGGETIKRGAVATTYAHDHHNLYLIAHNKEDGIMAANEVIKDQGGIVVVEDGKIIAKLKLPVAGILTEESAIKAGGKLKKVTEALKHLGYNHYNIIMSLCTNTLPVSPALKLTDKGLIDVENTKIIDLFI